The Polyangium mundeleinium genome contains the following window.
CTCGCTCGGAGCGCGCGACCGGGACACCTTAAAGAACCTTAGAACGCACGCGCGCGCCCTGGTTTATGTCGTCGCTCGGTCTCCCGCTGCGCATGTTCAAGGCGAGCGGTCATGGCGGCCGCGTTCTTAAGGAGCATGGCACAGATGAGAACGAAGATGAATCTCGCGGGGCGGGGCCGCGTGGTGATGGTCGGGCTTGCGCTCGCGCTCGTCGCGGGTGGTTGCAAACATCCAGGGGAGGACCCGGGCAGCACCGGCGATTCGGGCGGTACGGGGGGCTCCGGCGGGATGGGGGGCTCCGGCGGTGCGGGGGGCGGGGAAGACAATGCTTTGCTCCTCGAGCCGCGCGCCGGTTCTTGCGAGATCCTGTGGATCGCCGGTGGGAAAACCGCGTCGGAAGGGCTCGGCAACAACGTCGTCGGCGTCGGGGATGTCAACGGCGATGGCCTTCGTGATCTCGTCGTGAGCCGCAATCAAGGCAAAGCCACGGCCCTGGTCGTCCTCTCGGGCAAGGATGGGACGCGGCTTGGCGAAACCGTCCTCGGGGGCAGTGCATACGTGCGGGCCGTGGGCGGCGATTTCGACGGCGATGGCGTCGAGGAGGTCGCCGCCCACGAGCGTGTATGCGAGGAGGACGACGGGGGTTCCTCCGGGGGTTCCTCGAGCCCCCTCGCGTGCGCCACGAATGTCCGCGTCTTCTCGCCCAAGGGGTTCGAGGAGCGGTTCACGCGCCTGGGCCAAGGAACGCCGGCCGGGGATGGCTTGGGTCATGGCATCACGCTCGCGGAGGATCGCAATGGCGACGGCAAGCCGGACTTTTTCGTGGGCAGCTCCGGGTTCAGCATGCAGCTCCCCGGCTGGGTGGAGCTCTCTTCGGGCGCGGACGCGTCGGTGTTCGCGAAGCCAGAGACGCCTGCCGAGGCGAGCCCTGTTTATGGAGCCAATCTCGCGACGGTGCCCGACGCCGACGGCGACGGCCTGCGCGAGCTTTTGGTCGGCGACGTGTACGCGGCCAACTTCAAGGGGCGCGTGCAAGCGATCGGCTCACTTGCGGGAGACCCGCTGTGGACCTACGTGGGCGAAGCGGGCAGCCAGGGGGGCACGCCGGACTTGATCGGCAATCCCCTCTCGACCCACGGCGACGTGAACGCGGATGGATATCCCGATGTGATCGTGGGCGCGCATAACCACGCCTCGCTCGTGCCGAATGGCGGGAGGGTCGTCGCGCTAGACGGGCGCACCGGCGACGCGTTGTGGACGAGCAAGGGAGATCGCGCCGATGACCATCTCGGTGTGGCCCTGGCGTCTGCGGACGACGTGAACGGCGATGGCGTGCCCGATGTCATCGCAGGTGCGAACGGCGTCAGCCTGGACATCGTGGTGCTCGGAATGACCGGGCGCGTCGCTGTGCTGAGCGGGAAGGACGGCGCCGTGCTCATCGACGTGGTCCACGTGCTCCCTCCGGACAACGTCGGCATTTATGGCTTCGGGACCGGCGTCGCGCTGCTCGGAGATCTCGACGGCGACGGCAAGGGAGAGATCGCCGTCAGCGCGCCGGGAGCGCCCTTCGACGGTCATGCGGGCGCCGGGCAGGTGATGGCCTTGCATTGCACGCCCTGACGCCCCGCTCCCGCCGCCACGCCCGCAATCCGCTTCCGCTTCGGATTCCGTCACCCCTGACCCGGCGTAACCCGCGGGATCTGCGGTGGAGCCAGCTCCTGCGACGTTGAAGACACAAGGCATTGAACAGCTATCGCTGTTCGGGCAGATGGAGGCTCCGTCGGGTTTTGACGCGGGCAAGATGCGCCGCAAGCCGTGGGCGTGGCTCTTGCGGCATGTGTTTGCGATTGACGTGACGGTGTGTCCCGAATGCTCGGGCAAAATGCGCTGGCGGGCGGTGGCGCTCACGCCCGAAGCGATTGCGGCGGGACTGGCTCGAGTCGGGCTCTCCCCACGCGGGCCGCCGAGGAGGCTAAGAGCGCCGAGGGGCCAGCTCTCGCTGCCGTTTCCGCACTGACGCCGGCCCCCTGCACGCGTCCGATGAGCATCGGTCGTGGATGCACAGGTTTGCCCGACAGCCAAGAACATTGCGCCCAATACGGAGAACGGGGACCCCCAGGGCAGGAAGCGGGTCTCCGAATTTCCTCCGCCCGCCACCCCGTCCTCGGGACCGGCGCCGCTACCAGGCGAAACCGGATTCGATTTCTGGACCCTTCCTGGCGCCTCTGCGCCCCGCGCGCGTTCTGGGAGCGGCGAGGAGCTTCCCGACCCGCGCCGTGCAAACCGTGCTCCGTGTCGTCGCAGCAGCGCTTGGCGGCGTTCGGGAGCGACCGCATGTAGTGGAGTGACGGCAAGTCGCAGTTGGGCGACGAGCACCGTCACGGGAGCGAGTATGAAATCGAGTCCTCTGACCCTCGTCGCCATCGTATCGGCTTTCCTGGCCGGCGCCCCCATGTCGCGCCCTGCCATGGCCGCCGATCTTGTCCAGCTGAAACGATACTGGAGCCCGCCGCACCTGGATAACGTTACCGTCGCGACCGCAGCCGGCGAGGCGCCCAATCGCATCAATCATTGGCCAGCCGCGCCGGGAGCCCGCGTGCGTGGTGTCAGGAGGGCTTCATGAACCCTCCTGCGCCGCTGCCTCCGGAGGTGCTCGGGTCCGCTTCCACGATTCGGAACCCATACCCGGTTTATCGCGCCCTCCAGCATGCCTCGCCTGTGTGCTACACGCGGTTGCACGTTGCATCGCGCGAAGGCCGAAGCGAGCCGCCCTATGTCTGGATGCTGCTCCGCCACAGGGAGGTGCTCGCCGCCCTCCGCGACCCTACCGCGTTCTGCGCGGCCACGCCACAGCTTCGGGAAGGCATCCCCCGGTTGATGCGTGTCCGGAGCACGCGGCCCCACCGCACGCATCTGTGGAGCCTGGTGAGCGAAGTATGCTCTCCGCAGCGGCTCAGCGCGCTCGCGGACCAGATCCAGCAGATCGCAGGCGCGCTACTGGACACGGTGGGGCGAGGACCCGTGGAGTTCATGACGGCTTATGCCGCCCCTCTGTCCACGCGCATGATGGTCGCGGCGCTCGGCTTCCCGAGCGACGATGCGCCCCTGTTCAAGCCGTGGTGCGAAGCCGGCGTCGCCTACTCCAGCATGCCGTTGAAGGAGCGGCCTCAGGCACTCCAGCAATTCACGGCTTACCTCCGGCAGGCGATCGCCGCACGCCGGGCCGAGCCGGCCGATGACCTCCTCTCCGCGATGATCGCGGCCGACATCGAGGGCGAGTCCCTCCCGGATGACGAGATCCGCGGCGCGATCGCGGGGGCGGTGATCTCCAGCAGCGAGGGTTCGGCCAACCTCCTCGGCAACATGATGGCCCTGCTCGGGGATCGCCCGGAGCTTTGGCGGCGAGCGCGCGAGGACAGGTCGCTCGTCGAGCCCATCGTCGAGGAGGCATTGCGCTACGAAAGCCCAATGCAGAGCTTCAGCCGGGTGACGACACGAGCGATCGTGGTCAGCGGCATGGAAATCCCGGAAGGTGAGCTCGTCGATCTGTGCTGCGGTGCGGCGAACCGGGACCCGGAGGTGTTCGAAGCCCCGGACGATTTCCGGCCCGAGCGCCCGACGAACCGCGAGCACCTGAGCTTCGGCCGGGGATCACGCTATTGCGCGGGCGCGCCGCTGATTCGCCTCGTGGCACGCACCACGCTCCATGCATTCCTCGATCGCTTCCCCACGCTGGGCCGGGGAGCGGCGGCGCCGGTCCGCCAGCAAGTGGCTCGGGTGGCTCTGGGCTACACATCGCTGCCGCTGGTGCTGGGCTAACGGGCAGCGTAGGCGCGCGGCAGCTTAGCAGGATCATCGCCCCCCGGCGAACGGGCGGCAGGCAAACGCGGCTGCATGCCGCACGGTCGCGACAGGCGCCGTCAAGGCCGGCGTGGGGGCGTTCAGGGGATGATTCTGGCGTCGGTCGCGATGAAGTCGATATGCGCCGCGCTGATTCCATCGCCGACGGCGACATGAACCCCCGCGCAGCCCTCGTTCATGACGGAGTTGATGCTCCAGTCGATGGTCTGGCTGGACGTGCTAGCGTTGCTGCTCATTGACAGTTCCAGGAGCACCATGTCCGTGTGCTCACCTGATAGCCGTCGCACCTCCTTGTAAATGTCCTTGCCGCCTTGCGTCCGGATCTCCTTGATGCGCGAGTCCTCCACGCTCAGCGTGAGGGGGAACTGACCATCCTCACGCAAGTCATGCGCGAGCTCGCGTGCCTCGCGGTGGAGATGGGCTCTGGCCTCCGGCATCGTCTGGTGGCGAGCGATGGACGTCCCCCGGGCAAGGAACTGCCCCTTCACGAGGTAGCCCGAGCGCTGGATGTTGCCTCCGTTCGGGATCAACCCCACCTCGAGCCACTGTCCTATAGCGCCCCATTCTCTTGGCTGGAGGAAGGGATCCTCGATGGGCTGCATCACGGTGATCTCGTCGGCCAACTGCACGAGAAGATCGCACCCATCGCCCTGGATACGAAATGAATCCTGGTGCGCTCCGATGAAATTTATCAATTGCCTGCTGTTCTCTGCCGCTCGCGCAAAGTCAGACTGGGCGATGCGCTCCAGCGCATACATGGCAGCCCGCAGGGAAGGCTCGAAAGGGCGCAGTGGGATCATCAGCACCCTGCTATTGCCGAACGCGTCGTCGTAGAAACGCGGTGGATTATCGCGTTCCGTGAACAGAAGGACGGCGTTGGCCCGGAGCTCCTCCGGCAGGCTTGCCGGATCGTCTCCAGCCGCCAGGTAATGACAGCGGCACCCCGTGGATCGCAGAAAGTCGTAGACCTCCAGCGAGTCTGCAAAGTACGTGGGGCGTACACCGAAGACCGGGTGAAGGCTGCGATCCAGCTGCTCTCCCAGCGATACATGGTCCTTGGGCTTCATGGGGGAACGAACTCCAATCGAAACCGGGAGCGCTTCCGGTACGGAAGGCTCCCGGGCTGGCTGCGCGTCTAGAACGTGTTGCAGGGGCAGGAGACGCCTACCTCCTCCGCATCCTTCGTCTGGATGTAGTTCTCGTACCAGAAGAGGTGATGCGGCTTCCTGTGGGTCAGGCGCGGCTCCTGCCGGTTGTGGCCACTTCCGCCGTCCTGGAACCAGATGGTGCGCACAGGGGCGCGGGCGAGTTGCTCGATTCGTTGCATGGAGTCTCCTCGATGCGGTTGATGGGCGTTCGATGGCGTAGCCGAATGCTGCGAATCCTCCGACCACCCGCTCGCCGAAGGTACAATGAACGCGCCAAGCGCCGTGTCCGCCGTATGCTCGTCAGTGTTCAATAATGTAACGTCACATCGCTCCTTGACACGCTGACTCGACGGTTCACGTTCCCCTTGTCTCGTTTCAGGCGGCGCGCTGCGAAAACGAGGCCCGCCGCCTCGCCGTGAAGGAGGCACGCCATGCGCAGGACTCTATTTCCGGACTATCCGTCCGTCATGCCGACGCTTCAATTCCGCGCCAATGCGCACTTGACGTCGCTTTGGACTGCCGCTCCAGGCGAAGTGCTCGATCTGTTCGATCGCGACCGTGAGCGTTTGCGTGCGTGGTGCCCGTGGGTGGACGGGTGTCGGAGCCTGGAATCCCTGCAGGAGGTGATGGCGGCGGCGCGGCGCGACTTCGATGAGCAGAAGGCGTTGTGGTTCGTGATCCGGCACCGCGACGCGGTGGTGGGTGTGATGGGTCTGTACGACTTACGCGCCTCCGATCGTCGCAGCTCAATCGCCTGCATGGTGGAAGAGGCGCACGAGGGGCTGGGGCTGGTGTACGACGCAGGCGCTGCGCTGACGTGCTATGGCATGGATGCACTCGGGCTCATCCGTATCGAGGCCCAGACTGCCGCTGAAAATCGGCGCGGCATCAAGACGATGGAGCGCCTCGGCTTCCGGCGCGAGGGCGTGCTCCGGTGCGCTCAATGGTTGCACGACCGCCCGGTCGATAATGTGGTTTACTCGCTCACGGCGCAAGATCCACGACCGCGCCGGATCGGATAGAAAAGAATTTGCATGAGCAGCCTGAGCGCATCCTCCTGGCATGCTCCTTGTGTCTCCAAACGTGCGGGGGGTGAAAGGTCTTGCGGCATCCGGCGCCGCAACACCCCACCACGACACGGAGGCATCATGGAACCGCGTGAACAATCGAGCAGCAACCAGGTCCGTATCGTTCGGCTCCAGGGCAACGGCACCAGGCACAATCGTCCGGAGCCGCACCTGACCCACGAAAAGCCTCACCACGTCTTCAACTACGCCGAGGTCACCCACATGCCTGACGAGGAGGACACGCAGGAATCGGCATAGGCGCCGCCTACTGCGCACTAGCACTCCTCTGCCACCACCAACCACACCTTCATATCGGCACGAGCGCCCGCACCGTCGCTCCGCACCGCGCGCATCTCATGGGCGCAGCGAGCCTTTGAATCAGTCGCCGCCGGATCTCCGGTAGCGACGGTTCAGGCGGTGAGCCGCTGTGTCCAAGCGTTTTTTTCGGCGTTGCGTAGGTGCTGAAGGAAGGCGAAGGCCATCATCGTCAGGAGCGCGTGATGATGCAGCGCGTGCCAGGAGCGGCACTCGACATGGTCGAGCCCGAGCTCCTCTTTCATCTGCTGATGTGCTTGCTCGCAAGCCCAGCGCGCCTTGATCACCGAGGCGAGCGTTCCGAGTTCGGTGTCGGGCGGGTAGTTCGAAAGGTAATACTTCCGCACGCCGTTCGCGCGCTTTTCGCAGACGAGCCAGGCTTCTTCGCCTGGCCCACGATTGTGTCCGATGACCTTCGGTCCGTCGGCCACGCGCACGCGGATGGCGGCGAACGACGCGGAGAGATGGCCTTTCGTCCCGTCCCGCCATTGCACTTCCTTGAAGCCGTTCTTTGCGCGCGTCGAAGAGAGCCTGGCAGTTGGCGTTCTTGCCGAGTTGCCCGCAGTACTGATGCGCGACGCCGACCGAGTGCGTTCCCTTCTTTGGAATTGCGGTGTCGTCAATGATGAGGTGGGCGTTCTTGCCGCCGACGAGCGCTCCAGCCTTCTCGAGGAGCACGCGCTCGTGCCCGGCCGTGTCCCAGCGAGAGGTCGAGATGAAGTGGTGAAGCTGCTGCGTCTCACCTGGGCAAACTCGCGCGGCCATCGGCTCGATGCTCTTGCGGTCGCCTGGCCCGAGCAGCCCACGTAGGTAGACCGGCCCCCACTTCTGCTGGGACGGGTAGCCGAACTCGTGCAGGAACCGTGGCCGCCGCGATGAGCCCCCGCGTGAAACGTAATGTCATGGCCAGCTCTCCCTTTATTGCGCTCGAGGCGGTGCGGGCGGAGGTCCTGAACGCACCCGCGTGGGTGGTGAAACGATGCACCACCCAACCACGGCCAGGTCGACCCCTCCCGCCCCCGCTCCTCACCTATGAGCAGATGCTCCACCTGTGCGACGAGACGACGTCGTTCCAGCCTGGCAGCATGCGGGCCCACCTCTGGCCGTTCTTGAGGCACGTCCCACGCCCCCTGTAGTTGGGGTGCTCGTAAAAGATCACGTCGCGGTTGCCGCTATTGTACCCGTTGTTCCATGCGCTGGAAACCATGTCGTGTCCGCAGAACGACGCATAATCACTGACATTGCCCTCCGTGGAGCAAACTCGCCCCCCGTAGTTGATGTGCTCATAGACGTAGACCCTCCCGTCGGCAGCGCTGGCAGGCGCTGCGAGAGCGACCCCCATGAGACCGATTGCCGCGATGATTGCCCTTGCCGTTCCTGTTCTTCGCATCTCCATCCCTCCTCGTTCCGCCCTCGATCGGACGATCTCTTGAAGCCCGGGCGCGATTGTCGGGGCACGTCTTCGGACCGCTGCGCCCCTAGGATCCCCCGGCGGTGATCTCTCGGGCTCGCGGGAGCGCGGCGTGCTGCATGCGCCGCTCGGCTTCGATCTGAGACCGGTATTTCTCGCGGACGCGGTCCCCGTAAACCCGGTCGAGCTCCTCCACGGTCGCTGCAAGCGCGGTGTCGCGAGCACAGGTGGCTTCGGCGACCGCCAGGCGGACCTCGACGTCGTGTGCCTCGGCGGGGCCGAGGCCTTTGGTGAGATCATCGAGCGCGGAGCGGAGATCCCTGGGGCTCGGGTACGGATGCCCGGCCCCGCTCATGCACCGGGCCCAATCCTCCACCGCCTTCGTGAACCGCGCGTCCTGCTCGACCTCGGCGACATACAAGGGCGCGAGGTTTCCCACGATGGTGGTCGCCTGAAACCAGGCCTCGAGATCACCATAGAGGCGACGTTGCGCGTCCGCGCGGCAGCTCCGGTCGCTGGCCGTGATGACCCCGCCCATCGGCATCGCCACGGACAGTCCGTCCGGCCGCTCCCCGTTCAGGGCCGCCAGGGCGGCGAGTTGCTCGCCCGGGGCCAGCGCATCAAAATACTGCTGGTTGGGGTTCGGCCGCATGGCCTGCGCCCTTCCTCGCGTGCCTCCGTCACCGAAGCCGTGCTCTCGGGCCCACACCACATCATCGATGACGTAACGAAAGGACGGGCGCTCGCTCGGCGGCGTGCAGACAGGAACGAAGGTGAAGCCGTGCGCCTTCATGCACCGGCTGATCAAGATCTGTTCGGCCAGATCGAGCATTGCGATCTCTACCGCAGAGACCTGCCGAGGGGGTGTTGGGCTGTCCCCGTCCGGTGTCGCCGATCCACAGCCTCCACAGCCGGTGAGGAGGGCGGGCAGGCAGGCAACCATCGCCTGGATGGCCCTGCCAAACAACGAACCGCCCCGATATGGCGTTCCACCTCCCCGGGCCCGCGAAAACTGCTCGCTGGCCATGAACCCCTCCGTGACGGCTCGACCGACCAGTTGCAGGATGAAAACTTGCCGATAGAATCCCGTCGCATTGAATGTCGACGACCGCTCTCGTCAGAACGTAAGGCGACGGCCGGTCGCGTCGAGGGGGCTGGACGCGCGTGCCATGGCAGCGTCACCGGAAAAATCTCGCAGCCGACTCCCTGCCATATCCCCGGCCGGCCCGAGCCCCCTCCGCTGAGGCCGGCCACCGGACGGCGTTCGACGTCACCATGGCGGCGCGAGCTTCAGCAGCCGGGCATGAGGAGCGGCCGGGTTAGGGTGTCTCCGCCGCAGATACGACGGCTTTCCCTATTCCACTCACTATCGCGGCCGCGCATGAGCAGCCCCCCTGACGGAGGCAGGTGGTGGTGGCCGGCCTGATCTGGCATGAATCAATTGCCGGATGCGGAAATCGGGAGCGGAAACGGAAGCGGCAGCGGCATCAGGCGCCTGCCCCGACTTGCCCTCTCACCCGGTCTCATCCTCCACACCACCCACCCGGCCCGCGCGCGGCACTGTGCTCATGGTGCCCCTGGAGGTACTGCGGGATCCCGATCGCCCTGTCAGGGCCCGAACCCTCGCGTGCAGAGCGCGGCGCGCTCCTCGAGATCGAGGCCCGGCGCGCAGCGAGGCTGTTTGCCAGCGCGGCCCCTCCCGGCTCTGCAGAATTCGACAGATCGCGTCAGGATGCGCTCACATCACGGCCCATCTCGCCGGACGTGTTTTGACGATGCCGTCGTTGGCCTCGGTCTCGACCGTCGCGTAGAGCCAAGGCTCCCGGCCCGTCTGAAAGCGCTTTATGCTTGAGCTAGGAGGGACGCCATGCCAGGAACTCGTATTCCTTCCGCGGGCGGCATCGTGGCCATTGCTGCGATCTTGCTGGCGAGCGCGCTGCGGAGCGCGATGGTGGCGAGCTCCGGCGAATACGACGACGCCGCCCCAGCTCCAGCGCCGGGCCCTGAGCCCGTGCCTGCCGATCTCGTCGCGAAACTGACGAATTGCCATCAGCTCGCGGGGACGACGAAATTCGCACATGACGCAGGTGGCGCAAAGACCGTACCCCTGTGCGCGCTCAATGGCGCGATCTGGTGGACCTCGGACCTCGACATCGACTGCGACGGCGGCCGAGGCGCGGAATGCAAGGCCGACCCGTATTATCAGGCAGAGACGTCCGCCGTGGACTCGGCGGGCAACCCGCTGGACGCGTCTACGCTCCCTTTCGTCGTCTTGCCCCTGCCGAGCAACGGCTTCGATTACAAGGCCCACGGCCTGGAGCTCGGGAGCGTGGTCGGCGTCATCCACCAAGGGAAGATACTCTACGGCATCCTCGGCGATCTCGGCCCGAAGGGCGTGATCGGCGAGGCCTCGTACGCCATGGCCCAGATGCTCGGCATCGACCCGAGCCCGACCTTTGGCGGCGTCGACGGCGGCGTCACGTACGTGGCATTCACCGGGACGAGCGCGGTGGTGACGAGGAACGAAGATACGGCGCAGGCGGCGCAAATCGGGAAGGCGCGAACGGCGGCGGTGATCGGCGCGAATTGAGCGCTGCATCCTGTCGGAGAAGCCCCGCGATCTTGCCGTGCGCTGAAGCTTCTCCCCCTCACCATCATCATCGCAGCCATTGACGGTTGGGTCTGGCCGTCTGATGACTTGCGAGGAATGGCGCTGATCGCCTCGGAATGGCGGGCCGCGTCGATGGGGAGGTGGCATCATGCGCAGCGAAGGTGCAACGGATACCATTCGGGCCCTCCTCCTGGGGGCCTTCGCAGTATCCGCGGGGCTCTCCGCGCATGCGACTCACGTCACGCCCGAGCGTCACACGCCCGCGGGCCCGGCGGCGTCTCGCACGCTCGAGGCGTGCGAGGAGGCCCCAGAAATTCCCTTCGATCTGCGGCCGGCGTATCTCACGCCCGATACCATCGGGCTCACCTTCGACGACGGCCCGGATCTGGTCAATACCCCCAAGGTGCTCGACGTGCTGGCGCGTGAGGGGGTCCACGCGACATTCTTCATCAATACGGAAAACTGGTCATCCCTGAGCACGAACGAGAACGCCCGCGCCATCGTGCGTCGAATCGTGGAGGAAGGGCACGCGCTCGGCAACCACACGGTGCACCACTGGCGCCTTTCCTCGCTGTCACCCGAACGAATCGAGCATGAAATCGCGAGCGTCGAGCAGACCGTACGGGAGATCCTGGGCGACGAGGCGCCGCGCCTCACGCTCTTCCGGGCGCCTTACGGCGATCCTTACGTGGGGGGCCGGCGCGGCCGGGGCTATCAGAAGGTGGCCCCCATCGTCGCGCGGCACGCAGTCCACATCGGATGGAATATCGCCATCGCCGACGGCCGGTGCCCCCGGGGCGACGCGGAATGCGTGCTCTCCGCGGTGAAGCGGAACCTCGATCGAGGCTTTTACGGCATCATCCTGCTCCATAGCACCCACGCGCAGACCGCCAGGGCGCTGCCAGCGATCATCGAAGAGATCCGGCGACGGGGGATGCATTTCGTGTCGGTCGAGGACGTCGTCCGGGCGCGCTTCGGGCGATCGTCGGCGGAATTGGTGGACGATCCGTGCAAGGAAGGCTAGCTCGACGCATGAGGGCGCCTACGGTGGCAACCCGTTCGCTTCCACTCGATCCGTAGCTTCCCGAGCCGCGTCACGGGCAGCGGAAACGCAGGCGCGCCCCTGCGGCGCGCCACCCCGCGGCCCACGGAGCGCCTAGCTCCGCTGCCGATGCGGTTGACGACGTGCCGGTCAGCGACGATGTTTACCGCCGGTCACGCCCCAGGAAGAAGCACGGTCAGGAGTTCCTTCCTTTTGGCATCCTTCCCGAAGAGGTCCGCATACAAGAGCGCGACCCGGCCCTCCTCGCGGCATATGCCTCTGACGCCTTCGCCTGCACCGCGGCGATGTACGCCGCCCGCAGGTCCCTCGGCATCGCGGCGCTCGACGGCTGCGGCGAAGCTTGCGTCGGGGAAGGCTCGACCGGCGCCGGCTGGCCATCGGGGAGGGCGTCGCGGCCGCAAGACGCGGCAAGCAGGATCAACACGGCGGCGGTGGAGGCGCGGCGATGGAGCAGTTGCCTCTGAGTCGCCGAAGGCCGGGGCGACCGCTTTCCCGCAGCACAGGAAGCCGCCCACGACGCCCGCCCTGGAGCCGGCCTTCGACTGCTAGGCGAGCCTCCCACGCCTAGCCCGGACGCGCCCGCGTCCGGGGTCAAAAGCGCCCGCAAACGCTGATCATAGGCGCGCTCCACACCCCGGGACGAGCGGCGCCGCCGCCTCTGAGCTTCACGAGATTCGGCGGCGAGCGTGGGGAGCTTGAACAAACCCGAGCAGCTCGGTGATACCGCGTGCTGAGGCTGTACCGCGCCGCGGGCTACCGCGAGGTCGAGCCGTTCAACGGGGAGCCGTACGCGCACCACTGGTTCGAGAAGGAGCTGGCCACTCCGCGCACGTAAGGATTTCCGCTCCCCTGCTGGGAAAGACAGTGTTGACGAGGAGCTCGTGCACCGCCGGATCCTGGTCAGCGCACCCGTCGCGGAGCACGGTCAGCCTGTAGCCCCGGTCCGACGCGTCGTATAGCGTGGCCGCGACCATGGCGCTCGTCGCGACTCCGGTGAGCGCGAGCGAGTCCACGCCGCGGGCGCGGAGCACCAGATCGAGATCCGTTCCCGCGAACGCGCTCGTGCGCCGCTTGAGCACGACGACGTCGTCCGCGGTGACCTCCAGCGCGACCTCCGTACCCGGCGAACCCTCGTGGAACAGGTCACCGGCTCGGTAGAAGGCCGCGAAGACCTCACCCGCCAGGTCCGCCCCGTTGGCCCGAAACGCGGTACGCACGAACACGACCAGCGCCCCGGCCGCGCGCGCACGCGGCAGCAGTTCAGTCACCGGTGGCACCACGG
Protein-coding sequences here:
- a CDS encoding polysaccharide deacetylase family protein, encoding MRSEGATDTIRALLLGAFAVSAGLSAHATHVTPERHTPAGPAASRTLEACEEAPEIPFDLRPAYLTPDTIGLTFDDGPDLVNTPKVLDVLAREGVHATFFINTENWSSLSTNENARAIVRRIVEEGHALGNHTVHHWRLSSLSPERIEHEIASVEQTVREILGDEAPRLTLFRAPYGDPYVGGRRGRGYQKVAPIVARHAVHIGWNIAIADGRCPRGDAECVLSAVKRNLDRGFYGIILLHSTHAQTARALPAIIEEIRRRGMHFVSVEDVVRARFGRSSAELVDDPCKEG
- a CDS encoding peptidase inhibitor family I36 protein, which codes for MGVALAAPASAADGRVYVYEHINYGGRVCSTEGNVSDYASFCGHDMVSSAWNNGYNSGNRDVIFYEHPNYRGRGTCLKNGQRWARMLPGWNDVVSSHRWSICS
- a CDS encoding glycoside hydrolase family 75 protein — protein: MPGTRIPSAGGIVAIAAILLASALRSAMVASSGEYDDAAPAPAPGPEPVPADLVAKLTNCHQLAGTTKFAHDAGGAKTVPLCALNGAIWWTSDLDIDCDGGRGAECKADPYYQAETSAVDSAGNPLDASTLPFVVLPLPSNGFDYKAHGLELGSVVGVIHQGKILYGILGDLGPKGVIGEASYAMAQMLGIDPSPTFGGVDGGVTYVAFTGTSAVVTRNEDTAQAAQIGKARTAAVIGAN
- a CDS encoding GNAT family N-acetyltransferase produces the protein MRRTLFPDYPSVMPTLQFRANAHLTSLWTAAPGEVLDLFDRDRERLRAWCPWVDGCRSLESLQEVMAAARRDFDEQKALWFVIRHRDAVVGVMGLYDLRASDRRSSIACMVEEAHEGLGLVYDAGAALTCYGMDALGLIRIEAQTAAENRRGIKTMERLGFRREGVLRCAQWLHDRPVDNVVYSLTAQDPRPRRIG
- a CDS encoding cytochrome P450 — translated: MNPPAPLPPEVLGSASTIRNPYPVYRALQHASPVCYTRLHVASREGRSEPPYVWMLLRHREVLAALRDPTAFCAATPQLREGIPRLMRVRSTRPHRTHLWSLVSEVCSPQRLSALADQIQQIAGALLDTVGRGPVEFMTAYAAPLSTRMMVAALGFPSDDAPLFKPWCEAGVAYSSMPLKERPQALQQFTAYLRQAIAARRAEPADDLLSAMIAADIEGESLPDDEIRGAIAGAVISSSEGSANLLGNMMALLGDRPELWRRAREDRSLVEPIVEEALRYESPMQSFSRVTTRAIVVSGMEIPEGELVDLCCGAANRDPEVFEAPDDFRPERPTNREHLSFGRGSRYCAGAPLIRLVARTTLHAFLDRFPTLGRGAAAPVRQQVARVALGYTSLPLVLG
- a CDS encoding VCBS repeat-containing protein; this encodes MRTKMNLAGRGRVVMVGLALALVAGGCKHPGEDPGSTGDSGGTGGSGGMGGSGGAGGGEDNALLLEPRAGSCEILWIAGGKTASEGLGNNVVGVGDVNGDGLRDLVVSRNQGKATALVVLSGKDGTRLGETVLGGSAYVRAVGGDFDGDGVEEVAAHERVCEEDDGGSSGGSSSPLACATNVRVFSPKGFEERFTRLGQGTPAGDGLGHGITLAEDRNGDGKPDFFVGSSGFSMQLPGWVELSSGADASVFAKPETPAEASPVYGANLATVPDADGDGLRELLVGDVYAANFKGRVQAIGSLAGDPLWTYVGEAGSQGGTPDLIGNPLSTHGDVNADGYPDVIVGAHNHASLVPNGGRVVALDGRTGDALWTSKGDRADDHLGVALASADDVNGDGVPDVIAGANGVSLDIVVLGMTGRVAVLSGKDGAVLIDVVHVLPPDNVGIYGFGTGVALLGDLDGDGKGEIAVSAPGAPFDGHAGAGQVMALHCTP
- a CDS encoding cysteine hydrolase family protein, producing MRSALIVGDLQAGILDNYPFTKAVVPPVTELLPRARAAGALVVFVRTAFRANGADLAGEVFAAFYRAGDLFHEGSPGTEVALEVTADDVVVLKRRTSAFAGTDLDLVLRARGVDSLALTGVATSAMVAATLYDASDRGYRLTVLRDGCADQDPAVHELLVNTVFPSRGAEILTCAEWPAPSRTSGARTAPR